A region of Hyphomicrobiales bacterium 4NK60-0047b DNA encodes the following proteins:
- a CDS encoding fatty acid desaturase, which translates to MTDQVQQLAKHCLNYRESSSARANFQLITTVALFIGSCLAMYQSLIHVGYWLTLLLALPTAGLVLRLFIIQHDCGHGSFYNNNSANDWVGRCLSVFTITPYAYWRRLHALHHAGSANLDKRGYGDIDTLTVKEYNALSKIKRLGYRIYRNPFFLMLVGGPVHFAILQRWPLSFSKPSLQMWGSVMGLNLSMAIFYGAIIWYIGWLPFLMLAIPVSLVASSIGVWLFYIQHQFEDTHWENSEHWDRKTAALYGSSYYALPKVLQWFTGNIGIHHVHHLCSSIPNYRLQECVDDEPELKKINYLTIRESLKYAKLSLWDEELKKLVPFSAVARA; encoded by the coding sequence ATGACTGATCAAGTCCAGCAGCTGGCAAAGCATTGTCTAAACTATAGAGAGTCAAGCTCAGCACGGGCTAATTTTCAGCTTATCACCACAGTAGCCTTGTTCATTGGGTCTTGTTTAGCCATGTATCAAAGCCTCATTCATGTCGGCTATTGGCTCACACTTTTACTGGCTTTACCAACCGCTGGTTTAGTTTTGCGCCTCTTCATCATTCAGCATGATTGCGGCCATGGCTCGTTTTATAACAACAACAGCGCCAATGATTGGGTCGGCCGGTGTCTATCTGTTTTTACAATCACACCTTATGCTTATTGGCGTCGTCTCCATGCGCTTCATCACGCAGGGTCTGCCAATTTAGATAAACGTGGTTATGGCGACATAGATACGCTTACCGTCAAAGAATATAACGCCCTGTCAAAAATCAAGCGCCTTGGCTATAGAATCTATAGAAACCCATTTTTCCTCATGCTTGTTGGTGGGCCTGTTCATTTTGCAATTTTACAGCGTTGGCCTTTATCATTCTCAAAACCATCATTGCAAATGTGGGGCAGTGTTATGGGGTTAAACCTCTCTATGGCGATCTTTTATGGGGCCATAATTTGGTATATCGGTTGGCTACCGTTCTTAATGTTGGCAATACCTGTTTCGTTGGTCGCAAGCTCAATTGGAGTTTGGTTATTTTATATTCAGCATCAATTTGAAGACACCCACTGGGAAAATAGTGAACATTGGGATCGTAAAACAGCAGCGCTGTATGGCAGCTCTTATTATGCTTTGCCAAAAGTTCTACAATGGTTCACGGGTAATATTGGCATTCATCACGTTCATCATTTGTGTAGTTCAATACCAAACTATCGCTTGCAAGAATGTGTTGATGATGAGCCAGAATTAAAAAAGATAAATTATCTAACCATTCGTGAAAGCTTGAAATACGCGAAATTGTCTTTGTGGGACGAAGAGTTAAAGAAACTGGTTCCATTTTCAGCTGTTGCCAGAGCATAA
- a CDS encoding AEC family transporter — protein MAGLLNNIVPFFGLIILGYIGGKIFRHEENSLLWLNRFIIYAALPPLIFQIIRKAPPEGLLNLPFFMGTTLSTFIIFALTAITMRLVYQASLTKMGIQGAAASYGNIGYIGLPLCLGIFGTEAAIPAILVFCFDNTLQFVLVPLFNALDNDGPVKIRELIKKIMLKVFLHPFLLATMAGGLFLVGDIPMPIPLDKLLTMLERAAGPCALFALGVTVAQQPALRFKMEFSIIILAKIVIHPILTFLILSYIGGFDKTWMGVAVLMAALPTASNVFVMASDYKTYVDGTSNSILISTVISFVTISALLLLFQQDLIPLNLFAK, from the coding sequence ATGGCAGGTCTCTTAAATAACATCGTCCCTTTCTTTGGTTTGATCATTTTAGGCTACATTGGTGGAAAAATTTTCAGGCATGAGGAAAACAGCCTGTTATGGCTCAACCGCTTCATTATTTATGCCGCCCTGCCACCATTGATTTTTCAAATCATAAGAAAAGCGCCGCCAGAAGGGTTGCTAAATTTACCCTTCTTTATGGGCACGACCTTAAGCACCTTCATAATTTTCGCGCTAACAGCAATAACAATGCGCCTAGTCTATCAAGCGTCTTTAACCAAAATGGGCATTCAAGGTGCTGCCGCGAGTTATGGTAATATCGGTTACATAGGCCTACCACTTTGTCTTGGCATATTTGGAACAGAAGCCGCAATTCCGGCCATTCTTGTTTTTTGTTTTGATAACACTCTTCAATTCGTACTTGTTCCTTTATTTAACGCCTTAGATAATGATGGCCCGGTGAAAATAAGGGAATTGATCAAAAAGATCATGCTTAAGGTTTTTCTACATCCCTTTCTTTTAGCCACAATGGCAGGAGGGCTATTTCTTGTTGGCGATATTCCAATGCCAATTCCTTTAGATAAACTACTAACAATGTTAGAGCGAGCAGCCGGGCCATGTGCATTGTTTGCGCTGGGTGTAACGGTCGCTCAACAACCAGCTCTTAGATTTAAGATGGAATTTTCAATCATTATTCTTGCAAAAATTGTCATTCATCCAATCTTGACCTTCCTTATTCTTAGTTACATAGGTGGTTTCGATAAAACCTGGATGGGAGTGGCTGTATTGATGGCGGCACTGCCAACAGCATCGAATGTGTTTGTCATGGCATCGGATTATAAAACATATGTAGATGGTACATCGAATAGCATCTTGATTAGTACGGTCATTTCATTTGTTACAATTTCAGCACTATTGCTATTATTCCAACAAGACCTCATTCCTTTAAATCTATTTGCCAAATAG
- the recJ gene encoding single-stranded-DNA-specific exonuclease RecJ — protein MAKALAENLEEAGFLGITKSAKGLIWRERLDEAGRNQGLALSQIAGIPEILGRVLAARGATIDSVENWLNPSLKEFMPDPYTMQHVEVGANRLAEAIKKKQKVAIFGDYDVDGAVSSALMKLFLNAHGLVEPQIYIPDRIFEGYGPNPDAINSLVDNGAELIVTVDCGTVSHEALAEATKRNIDVIVVDHHLAGETLPDVTAVINPNRQDDLSDLGHLCAGGVVFMLLVATKRVLSQEEFYKNEGLSPPDLMSYLDLVALSTICDVVPLKGLNRAFVAKGLQVMHKRHNVGLRALGDAAGLTTAPTPYHLGFLLGPRINAGGRIGSSELGAKLLSEQDDIEADRIAALLNKLNDERKEMEKVTLEEATTRVGDLIDETPDMPIIFTGSKDWHKGLVGLVASRLTEKFRRPSCVLSMDEKSKTATGSLRSISSVDIGRVVQKAKDDGMILKGGGHAMAAGLTLETERLAEVEAYFAEQLGNAVTTERAKMGLDIDGALTANGVSPNFMDQLERAGPFGAGNPTPRFVLPSHRVKFSKVVGDNHVKCTLEASDQSRINAIAFRVANTELGELLLDRAGEPLHIVGQLRRNSWNGRETIELTIEDAAKPVKSF, from the coding sequence ATGGCTAAAGCATTAGCTGAAAATTTAGAAGAAGCGGGTTTCCTCGGCATTACCAAATCAGCCAAGGGGTTGATCTGGCGTGAGCGCCTTGATGAAGCTGGGCGCAATCAAGGGTTGGCTCTTTCACAAATTGCCGGTATTCCAGAAATATTAGGCCGTGTTTTGGCAGCCAGAGGCGCCACGATAGATAGCGTTGAAAATTGGTTGAACCCGTCTTTAAAAGAATTCATGCCTGATCCATACACCATGCAGCATGTGGAAGTGGGGGCCAATCGCTTAGCCGAAGCAATTAAGAAAAAACAAAAAGTAGCGATCTTTGGTGACTATGACGTGGATGGAGCGGTCTCCAGTGCGTTGATGAAACTGTTCCTCAATGCTCATGGTTTAGTCGAGCCGCAAATCTACATCCCCGACCGTATCTTTGAAGGCTATGGCCCAAACCCAGATGCCATTAACAGTCTGGTTGATAATGGGGCTGAGTTAATCGTCACAGTAGACTGCGGCACCGTTAGCCATGAAGCTTTAGCAGAAGCGACAAAAAGAAATATCGATGTGATTGTCGTCGACCATCACCTGGCGGGAGAAACCCTGCCGGATGTGACAGCAGTTATCAATCCAAATCGGCAAGATGACCTGTCAGATCTTGGTCATCTATGTGCCGGCGGCGTTGTCTTCATGCTGCTGGTCGCTACGAAGAGAGTGCTATCACAAGAGGAATTTTATAAAAATGAGGGACTAAGTCCCCCTGATTTGATGTCCTATCTTGACCTTGTTGCTCTTTCTACCATTTGCGATGTCGTGCCCCTCAAAGGCTTGAACAGAGCGTTTGTAGCTAAAGGCCTCCAAGTTATGCATAAACGTCATAATGTTGGCCTCAGAGCTTTAGGAGACGCAGCAGGGCTAACCACAGCGCCCACTCCTTATCATCTAGGGTTTCTACTTGGCCCCCGTATCAATGCCGGCGGGCGGATCGGCTCATCAGAGCTCGGCGCAAAGCTATTATCTGAGCAAGATGATATTGAGGCAGACCGTATCGCCGCTTTGCTCAACAAGCTGAACGATGAACGCAAAGAAATGGAAAAGGTTACTTTAGAGGAAGCCACAACAAGAGTAGGGGATCTCATTGATGAGACCCCGGATATGCCGATTATTTTCACGGGCTCTAAAGACTGGCACAAGGGCTTGGTCGGTCTAGTAGCAAGCCGTTTAACTGAAAAGTTTCGCAGGCCCTCTTGTGTCCTCAGCATGGATGAAAAGTCAAAAACAGCCACAGGCTCGCTGCGCTCAATTTCAAGCGTTGATATTGGCCGCGTTGTTCAAAAAGCCAAAGATGACGGGATGATCTTAAAAGGAGGCGGCCATGCCATGGCAGCAGGCCTCACCTTGGAAACTGAGAGATTAGCAGAAGTCGAAGCTTATTTCGCAGAGCAACTCGGCAATGCCGTGACGACCGAGCGCGCTAAAATGGGACTTGATATAGACGGCGCCCTGACAGCCAATGGGGTTTCGCCTAATTTTATGGATCAATTAGAGCGGGCAGGCCCCTTTGGTGCCGGAAATCCAACGCCGCGCTTTGTGTTGCCCTCTCATCGAGTGAAGTTTTCCAAAGTGGTTGGTGACAATCACGTTAAATGCACATTGGAAGCAAGTGACCAATCCAGGATCAACGCCATTGCATTTCGTGTGGCAAACACAGAATTAGGTGAGTTGTTGCTTGACCGGGCAGGAGAACCATTGCATATAGTGGGACAGTTGCGACGCAATAGTTGGAATGGCCGTGAAACCATTGAATTAACAATTGAAGATGCGGCAAAGCCAGTGAAGTCGTTTTAA
- the glpX_2 gene encoding class II fructose-bisphosphatase has translation MSEPLNQSLVWDVLRVTEVAAIEAAKLRGRGDEMAADKAAVDAMRSELNGLDIDGRVVIGEGERDEAPMLFIGEEIGTKKGPKVDIAVDPLEGTTLCAKSMPNSLAVLAMAEGGSLLHAPDIYMEKIAIGPGFEPGLVSLEQSPTENVKALANAKNVSVNDLTVCILDRSRHGKLIEEVREAGAAVKLIGDGDIAGVIQTTDSAETGIDMYMGVGGAPEGVLAASALRSIGGQMEGRLTPLHESHYERAAKVGIEDLSKIYSIADMVKGDVIFAATGVTTGQMLDGVRRDGDMIETETLIMHVSTGSVRWVKTQKQVNGEA, from the coding sequence ATGTCAGAACCATTAAATCAAAGCCTAGTTTGGGATGTATTGCGTGTAACGGAAGTTGCAGCAATTGAGGCTGCAAAATTACGCGGACGCGGTGATGAAATGGCGGCAGATAAAGCCGCAGTTGACGCAATGCGCAGCGAATTAAATGGTCTGGACATAGATGGCCGTGTCGTCATCGGTGAAGGTGAGCGTGATGAAGCGCCAATGCTTTTCATCGGTGAAGAAATAGGCACCAAGAAAGGCCCAAAAGTCGACATCGCAGTTGACCCATTGGAAGGCACAACGCTCTGTGCTAAGTCAATGCCAAATTCACTTGCAGTTCTGGCAATGGCTGAAGGCGGAAGCTTGCTTCACGCACCAGATATCTACATGGAAAAAATAGCGATTGGTCCAGGCTTTGAGCCAGGCTTGGTTAGCTTGGAGCAATCTCCAACAGAAAACGTGAAGGCGTTAGCAAATGCCAAGAATGTATCTGTCAATGATTTGACAGTTTGTATCCTTGATCGCTCTCGTCACGGAAAGCTGATTGAAGAAGTCAGAGAAGCGGGCGCAGCTGTTAAATTAATCGGTGATGGTGACATCGCTGGTGTCATCCAAACAACAGACTCTGCTGAAACTGGTATTGATATGTATATGGGCGTTGGTGGTGCTCCTGAAGGTGTGTTAGCTGCCTCTGCCCTTCGCTCAATTGGCGGGCAAATGGAAGGCCGTTTAACGCCATTACATGAAAGTCATTATGAACGCGCTGCGAAAGTTGGCATTGAAGATCTATCAAAAATCTACTCTATTGCTGACATGGTCAAAGGTGATGTGATCTTTGCAGCAACCGGTGTAACAACAGGTCAAATGCTTGATGGTGTCCGCCGCGATGGTGATATGATCGAAACAGAAACATTGATCATGCATGTAAGCACCGGATCTGTGCGCTGGGTGAAAACACAAAAACAAGTAAACGGCGAAGCGTAA
- a CDS encoding homoserine dehydrogenase translates to MNEPLKIGLAGLGTVGCGVIRMLDHSNGDDIARKIGRPIKVTAVCARDKNKDRGVDISGYSWFDTPEELATSGDIDVYVELTGGTDGPALEATKIALKRGLDVVTANKAMLAVHSTELAKLAEENGCALLFEAAVAGGIPIVKSIKESLSGNSIQRVYGILNGTCNYMMTAMQNEGKPFDEILKAAQAEGYAEADPSFDVGGIDAAHKLALLTTLSFGTETSFDDIYIEGIEKITPEDIKAADDLGYRIKLLGVALKTDEGIEQRVHPTLVPSESAIGQVSGVTNCVCVDGDYVGKIMQVGPGAGEGPTASSVVGDLIETARIDKSANVTKTVFSMPVGKLAPYQRAPLKAHEGGYYVRLNLSDRPGTFAAVATRMAEFGISLESIVQRSHGAETDEKIDAAGVAAAPVVIITHDTTEQAVSEALKAIEEDGHIVGQPNMIRIERL, encoded by the coding sequence ATGAATGAGCCTTTAAAAATAGGGCTAGCTGGCCTAGGAACAGTAGGCTGCGGCGTTATCCGCATGCTAGACCACAGCAATGGTGATGACATTGCCCGCAAAATCGGACGCCCAATTAAGGTCACAGCCGTTTGCGCAAGGGACAAAAACAAGGATCGTGGCGTCGATATCAGCGGCTATAGTTGGTTCGACACGCCAGAAGAATTAGCCACGTCTGGCGACATTGATGTTTATGTTGAACTCACGGGCGGAACAGATGGCCCAGCTTTAGAGGCGACAAAAATAGCTCTAAAGCGCGGTCTTGATGTGGTCACTGCGAACAAGGCTATGCTCGCGGTCCACAGTACTGAGCTTGCTAAACTCGCTGAAGAAAATGGCTGCGCTCTGTTGTTTGAAGCAGCAGTTGCTGGCGGTATTCCAATTGTAAAATCCATCAAAGAAAGCCTTTCAGGTAACAGCATTCAAAGGGTCTATGGCATTTTAAATGGCACATGTAATTACATGATGACCGCCATGCAAAATGAAGGAAAACCATTTGATGAAATCCTGAAGGCAGCACAAGCTGAAGGCTACGCTGAAGCTGATCCATCGTTTGATGTAGGCGGCATTGATGCAGCCCATAAATTGGCCTTGCTTACCACGTTGAGCTTTGGCACGGAAACATCGTTTGATGACATCTATATCGAAGGCATTGAGAAAATCACACCTGAAGATATCAAAGCAGCTGACGATCTTGGCTATCGAATTAAATTGCTAGGCGTAGCTTTGAAAACAGATGAAGGCATCGAGCAGCGTGTGCACCCAACACTTGTCCCAAGCGAATCTGCGATTGGTCAGGTCTCGGGTGTGACAAACTGCGTTTGTGTTGACGGTGATTATGTCGGCAAAATTATGCAAGTGGGCCCTGGCGCTGGTGAAGGTCCAACAGCTTCAAGTGTGGTCGGAGATCTTATTGAAACGGCCCGTATTGATAAGTCGGCTAATGTCACAAAAACAGTTTTCAGCATGCCAGTAGGTAAATTGGCGCCATATCAAAGAGCACCTTTGAAAGCTCATGAAGGTGGGTATTATGTCCGCTTGAACCTTTCTGATCGCCCAGGCACCTTCGCAGCCGTGGCAACGCGAATGGCAGAATTCGGTATTTCATTGGAGAGTATCGTACAGCGTAGTCACGGAGCTGAGACGGATGAGAAAATTGATGCAGCTGGTGTCGCTGCTGCCCCGGTTGTAATCATCACTCATGACACAACAGAGCAAGCAGTCTCAGAAGCTTTGAAAGCAATTGAGGAAGATGGGCATATTGTGGGCCAACCAAATATGATCCGCATTGAACGATTATGA
- a CDS encoding LL-diaminopimelate aminotransferase produces MLDDFHRIKRLPPYVFAEVNRLKQDARAAGADIIDFGMGNPDGATPEHIVEKMVEAVRDPRAHRYSASKGIPGLRKAQAAYYERRFGVKLNADTEVVATLGSKEGFANMAQAITAPGDVVLVPNPTYPIHAFGFIISGGVIRHLPVEPDHTFLEALDRAMRFSVPKPVALVLNYPSNPTAKVASLDFYKEVVAYAKKNDLILLSDLAYSEVYFDDNPPPSILEVDGAKDVAVEFTSMSKTYSMPGWRMGFAVGNERLIGALARVKSYLDYGAFTPIQVAATAALKGDQSCVDDMRSLYKKRRDCLVDNFQRVGWDIPSPPATMFAWVPIPESCKEMGSLEFSKLLLEKADVAVAPGIGFGEYGEGFVRIALVENEQRIRQAARNVKRFLAEEPKNMHNVVPIAR; encoded by the coding sequence GTGCTCGACGATTTTCACCGTATCAAACGGCTCCCCCCCTATGTATTTGCTGAAGTTAACCGCTTAAAGCAAGATGCACGAGCGGCCGGAGCGGATATTATTGATTTCGGCATGGGAAATCCGGATGGTGCCACGCCTGAGCATATCGTTGAGAAAATGGTTGAAGCGGTACGTGATCCACGTGCCCACCGTTATTCTGCATCAAAAGGAATCCCCGGGCTTCGTAAAGCTCAGGCAGCTTATTATGAGCGTCGTTTTGGTGTGAAATTAAACGCAGATACAGAAGTTGTGGCAACACTCGGCTCAAAAGAAGGCTTTGCCAATATGGCGCAAGCCATCACAGCTCCAGGTGACGTGGTGCTAGTGCCAAACCCGACTTACCCAATTCATGCGTTTGGGTTTATCATTTCCGGAGGTGTTATACGCCATCTGCCTGTAGAGCCAGACCATACCTTCCTTGAAGCGTTGGATAGAGCAATGCGTTTCTCAGTGCCAAAACCTGTGGCTTTGGTTCTAAATTACCCATCAAACCCAACGGCAAAGGTTGCAAGCCTCGATTTCTATAAAGAAGTTGTAGCTTATGCAAAAAAGAATGATCTGATCCTTCTGTCAGATTTAGCTTACTCGGAAGTTTATTTTGATGATAACCCACCTCCCTCTATTCTTGAGGTTGATGGGGCGAAAGATGTGGCTGTTGAATTCACATCGATGTCAAAAACATACTCAATGCCAGGTTGGCGCATGGGCTTTGCTGTCGGTAATGAACGATTAATCGGCGCACTAGCCCGCGTGAAATCTTACCTTGATTATGGTGCATTTACACCTATTCAGGTTGCCGCAACGGCGGCGCTTAAAGGTGATCAATCCTGCGTTGATGATATGCGGTCACTTTATAAAAAACGACGTGATTGTTTGGTCGACAATTTCCAGCGCGTAGGCTGGGATATCCCGTCACCACCCGCAACCATGTTTGCATGGGTGCCAATTCCTGAAAGTTGTAAGGAAATGGGATCATTAGAATTTTCTAAGCTTCTATTGGAAAAAGCTGATGTCGCTGTCGCTCCTGGTATTGGTTTTGGAGAATATGGTGAAGGGTTTGTTCGTATTGCACTTGTGGAAAATGAACAAAGAATTCGCCAAGCAGCAAGAAATGTAAAAAGATTTCTCGCCGAAGAGCCAAAAAACATGCATAACGTTGTGCCAATCGCACGTTAA
- a CDS encoding LysE family translocator: MLLASGMNYGVLRTIPHMFGIGIGFPLMVFLVGMGASKVFDVVPNSYLVLKICCTLYFLYLAWRIATAGKPNTETLTIDTPQNKPLTFLEAVAFQWINPKAWTMALTAISLYTPSGQEIGNVAIVAGAFVFAAIFSTNIWATLGEKMRRIIHNDRSRKIFNYLCAFLLLASLYPILRG, encoded by the coding sequence ATGTTGTTAGCCTCAGGCATGAACTATGGGGTATTGCGCACAATTCCTCATATGTTTGGCATCGGAATTGGTTTTCCGTTAATGGTGTTTCTTGTTGGTATGGGGGCATCAAAGGTGTTTGATGTGGTCCCAAATAGTTATTTGGTTCTCAAAATTTGCTGCACATTATATTTTCTATATTTGGCATGGCGAATAGCTACTGCTGGCAAACCCAATACAGAAACGCTAACAATTGATACCCCTCAAAATAAACCACTGACATTCCTGGAAGCTGTGGCCTTTCAATGGATCAATCCCAAAGCGTGGACAATGGCTTTAACGGCTATCAGTCTTTACACACCATCGGGCCAGGAAATTGGCAATGTCGCAATCGTCGCCGGGGCCTTTGTGTTTGCAGCTATTTTTTCAACGAATATCTGGGCAACTTTGGGAGAAAAAATGAGGCGAATAATACATAATGATAGAAGCAGAAAAATCTTCAATTATCTTTGTGCATTTCTATTACTTGCTTCGCTTTACCCAATCTTGAGAGGATAA